The Cellvibrio zantedeschiae genomic sequence CGTATCCCTACAGCAAACCGGCCGTAAAGCGCCGGGGCCTATTCGCGCCGAGTTTGCCGAAGGCTCGGTTGATCACCGCAGGAAATTTGGCGGCGGCAAAGGTCAGATGATTGCAAAAGCGGTAGGGGTCAAAGCTGGTGTTTATCCCATGGTGTTAGACGCGACTGCAGGCTTAGGTAAAGATGCCTTCGTTTTAGCGACTTTGGGCTGCCAAGTGCAAATGCTTGAGCGCTCACCTGTAGTTCATAGTCTGCTAGCCGATGGTTTGGAACGAGCGCGCAATCACGCCGTTTATAATGACCCGGAGCTAGCGCACATTGTGGCGCGTATGGAATTACTGGCAGCCGATAGCCAGGATTACCTTGCATCCATCACCGATGAAAATCGCCCGGATGTTATTTATCTCGACCCCATGTTTCCTGATCGCCAAAAATCGGCGGACGTAAAAAAAGAAATGGCCGCCTTCCATCATGTTGTTGGTAAAGATGAAGATGCCGATTCGCTCCTGGAAAAAGCGCTGGAAAAAGCGAATTATCGCGTAGTGGTAAAGCGCCCGCGTAAAGCCCCTTTTATTGCCAACAAAACTCCCTCATATCAATTAGAAGGTAAGTCTAGCCGTTACGATATTTACACCATTAAGAAAATGCCAGAGCGCTTGGGTAATTTATAATGGAAGCACAGGAAGCCTTGTTTGATGCTATTGCAGATGCTCTGGTTGAGCGAGGTTATTGGATTGCCGATGAGGTGCTGCCTGCGAGTTTGTCCAAAGCGCTTTTAAATGATTTTGATCAATTGCAGGCGAGTGAATTTAAATCCGCAGGAATTGGCCGCCAAACCGATTTTCAATTAGAAGAAAAAATTCGTGCCGATAAAATTCATTGGCTCGCTGGCGACACTGAAGCCACTGCTGATTTTTTGCAATGGATGGACTTATTAAAGTCAGGGCTCAATCGCCGGTTGTTTATGGGCTTGTTTGATTACGAAAGCCATTTTGCGCATTATCCGGTTGGTGCGTTTTATAAAAAACATGTGGATGCATTTCGCGCTAAAGATGGACGCGCCCAATCGAATCGGGTGCTCTCTACAGTGTTTTATCTCAATGAAAATTGGTTGCCGGAAAATGGTGGCGAATTGCTAATCTACGACCAAAGCGATTCAGGTATTTTGCACAGGTTATCGCCGGTATTTGGTCGGCTGGTTATTTTCCTCAGTGAAAAGTTTCCCCACGAAGTTTTACCTGCAAACCGTGAACGAAAAAGTATTGCAGGTTGGTTTCGTGTTAATGAAAGTATTATTTAATAAGGTTGCATGCTAATGGGTGATATTCTTCCGTTTAAACGTCCGTCGCCTTTTGAAAAGCATAAAGGGAAAACGCTATGCAAAAGCGGTTTTCACAAATGGAAAATTAAAACCGATAAAAAGTTCGATGTGAAAGAAGGTAAATTAGTGACTGTGTTTGAATGTGAACGATGCGGTGCTACCAAAGTAGAAGCACGTTAATCCTTTGCGTTATTTACAGCAGGTAATGTAAACCAAAACATACCACCTCCGCCTTCGGCCTCCTGGTAACCCACCTCGCCATTCAAGCGATGAATAATGCGTTTTACAATGGATAATCCCAGTCCGTGTCCATCTGATGAGCGCGTATCAAGCCGTGAAAATTGAACAAAGAGTTCTGATTGCCGTTCTGCAGAAATACCATCGCCGTGATCGCGTACCCAACATTTAATTGTCTTGTCATCTACTGTTGTGCAGCCGATGTGTATATTTGGCGGTGTGCCGCCGTATTTAATCGCGTTGGAAATATAATTTACCCACACTTCTTCAATCCATTGCGAATAGCCCAAGGCGCTTTGCCATTCACCCACAAATGTAATTTGCGCGGAGTGCTGTAAAGCCACTTGTTCCAGCCGTTGGCACGCTTCTTCAGCTAAATCGCGGAGGTTGATTTCACTAGTATTTACTTCTTCCGCACGCCTCACGCTTGCCAGTAGTAATAAGGCATCAATAATGGCATTCATTTTTTTTGCCGTGCGATTAATGATGCCGGAAGATTCTTTTGCCTGCTCCACGGTCAAATTAACTTTGCCAGATTGCATTAGCCCGGAAACACCAACAATCGTGGTAAGCGGGGTTTTTAAGTCATGGGCCACGCTGTGGGCGTAAGCATCCAGCTCGCGATTTTGCGCTTCAAGTTCATGCGATTGCAGTTCAAGTTGACGGGTTTTTTCTACCAACTCTACCGTGCGCTCTTTAACAAGCTCTTCCAAATGCTCCTGGTGTTTAACCAATTCCAATTCAATAAGCCGGCGTTTCTCCAAGCCTTCTTTCAATGTGGCTTGCATTTGGTTAATTGAATTAACAACCATATCCAATTCATCAACCCGGCCATTTTGGTTGCGCGTTAATTCCAAAGGCATATCAAGATTGTTTAGGTCAAGCTTCTCTGCAAATTGCGACATGGTTTCCAAATGTCTGGAAATCCATTGTTTGAAAATAAACAATACACAAACGGCGCCGAGCAAAATGGTGATCAAGGTTGTGATGGCAATGCTGATGGATTTATCGAGCAGCTCCAGCATGATTTGCTGGTTGGTTAATTCTACGCTTAGTGTGCCCAGGTTGTGGGTGAAATCGCCGTCGCGATAGATCAACGGATATTCTTGCTTTGCAATAGCATTTTTAGTCATGAAATTGCTGCGCGTGATCACATGATTGGTTTCATCTTTTAATTCAACAGAACCCACATGCGGTAAATTTGCAATTCCATTCAAGAGTGCATCCACACGCGCATTGTCAACTACCCATAAACCTGAAACCAAATTTGCCAAATAGCCGGATTCAATTTGGTGAAACTGTTGTTTAGCATCGTTTACCGTTTGGTGGTACATAACATAAATTTGTACGGCGCTTACCAGCAGCGCAATTACAATGCTGTACACCGAGGTAACCAGCATAATGCGCATACTCAAATTTTCAGTGAGTTTAATTTTATTATTGGATATGGGCATTAATAATTTTCCTGTGGTGAAAACCAATATCGGGTTTCACCGAGTGGGGTTTGTGCAGGCAAGAGTGGATTATTGATACTAATTATTTTGCGTTTGCGTAAATCGGCTTTGCGAATAGTATCGCTAAAATGATAATCAAATAATTTTTTGAATGAACCGTCTTCCATGGCAGCGAGTAAGCCTTTTTCAAGATCAGCGGCTAGCTCAGTATTGTGTTTGTTCACAAAAAAATACAATGCTGTTGGGTAATGCAATACCAGGTGCGATTCCATCGCTAGATTGTGGTGCGGATGTGACTTAAGTTCTAACTCTACTTCAAGCAATGAGCGTGGAAAATATTGAATATGGTTGCGCGCCAACATATCAAAAAGCCCTTCGTAAGTTGTGCTTCCTGAAATAAGAAAATGGTTGGCTTGCAAAATTTCTGTGTCCGGCCAATCGTGCCCCTGGCCTGCGCGCAAGGCAGCTAATTGTTCAGCGGTTGTGATTTTGTCAAACAACGCCTGATCCGATTTTTTAATTAAGAATAACCGCCATCCAAATAGGCCCCGGTCAATGGGGATGCGAATGGGCATTAGGCGCTCTTCCCTTGCAGTGGTGGTGAACGTCCAAGTCACCTCAAGACCGCGATTGGCTTCAACTAGTTGTAGGCCGCGCGCTTGCTCGGCATGAAAGGAGGTTGGTTCCAGTTGATAATCTTTACCCGTTTTGGACAGGCACAGTGCAAGAAGTTGGGAGTAGTAGTTGACGCGTTCATCTGCGGCGGAATCTGCCCGGGGATAGTGAATCACGATGCTGGCATGGGCGCAGGAGTAAGTGAGGAGTGATAGCCACAGGCCGATTGCCAGCTGGGCACAACTAACGAACTTAAAGAGGGTCTTAGGCGTGTTCAAAAGATTACCAGGCACTTTAATTATTTGATTAAAGCCTAGCACTGCATGAGAGAAAGTCGAGGGGCGCTTTTAGGACTGGGAAGGGCGTCACCGATTTTGAAGCCGGTGACGCAAAACCTCTTAGTGGTGGTGATGACCGCCAGCGCCGTGTGCGTGGCCGTGTTCCAACTCTTCAGCTGAGGCTGCACGTACATCGGCAACTTCTACATCAAAAGTCAGGTCAACACCTGCCAGAGGGTGGTTGCCATCAATAGTCACGTTGTCGCCTTCAACTTTGGTTACGGTCACAACTTGCAAACCGTGTTCAGTTTCAGCGTGGAACTCCATGCCTACTTCAATTTTGTCGATGCCGCTAAACATGTTGGATGGCAATTCTTGCACCATGCTGTCATCGCGAACGCCGTAAGCTTCAGCTGCTGGAATACTTACTTTGAATTTGTCGCCAACGGTTTTACCAACCAACGCTTTTTCCAAGCCGGGAATAATGTTGCCTGCGCCGTGCAAATACGCCAAAGGCTCTTGGCCTTCTGAAGTGTCGATCACTTTGCCTTCACCGTCAGTCAAGGTGTAGTGAATGCTGGCAACTGAGTTTTCTGCAATGTTCATATGTGTTTTCCAATCGTTAAATAAATAGGTAAAAAAATCATCCCAGCGTCATGAGCGACGGTAGTACAAGGCAAAAATGATTTCAAAAGACGGAGTCTACTAAAGTAGATGAGTATTTTTTAAATCATTTTTAACGCCGTAATACCGAGCGTAATAGCTGGGTTAAAAGTGTTCTATTGCTTTGCCGTTCAGCGAGGCTTTACTGATATAGATGGTGTAAGCAGAACCATTTTCTTCTTGCTGTAAACGGACTAACAAGTACTGAAAATCTTTGGCAAACCAGGCGTAAGTTTCGCGTTCATCGCTGGTTTGTACACGTTTGATTTTTACGGTGTTCACTTTTCCAAGCGGTGTATCCAAAACTTCGTCACCAACAATTTCAAATTTGTATTCTTTGTTCTTCTTGGCGTTGGTAATTAAATAGCTGAGATTTTTTTTCTTCGCCATTAAATCCTGGCGCAGTTGTAACTGGTAACTCAAGCTGTCCTGAATTTTTTTACTGGCATCAAGTGCCATGCGGGCGTCATTCTTGGTGTTGATAACTTCGTTTTTCGCCCAATCAAAATTTAAAATTTGTTCTTTGTTTTTGCCAACACCCGTACGCTTGTAATGATATTGCAAGGGTGTTGCAAAATCTTCAGCAGAATTCCATTTAAATTGGCTGGTTTCAGTTACGCGGCCCAGCGTTGAATTCGCATCAAACGAAAACTCGAAAATACCATCAGCTTGTGCATTGAGTTTGCTGGTGACATCAATGGTAAAACCATACAGCTTGGCAGAATATTTATTCTCAAAAGGTGTTAGTTCGCCTGCGTGTGCAAGGTTTGTAATCTGTAGTAAAACAATTCCAACCAACCAGCCTAATCGAGCCATAATCAAAAGTCCGTCAAGGTTCATCCGAACTTATTAGAAAGCCGGAAGGGGGTAAAGGTTCACCTTTTAACACACTTTTTCCGTCAATCATGCGTAAATCATCTTCCGCAAACCATTTTACGGCTAAAGGGTAAATCACATGTTCCTGACGTTGGACTCGTTTAGCAAGTGAGCTGGCATCATCTCCTGCAAAAATTGGCACGCAAGCTTGCACAACTGCCGGGCCTCCATCCAATTCTGCTGTTACGAAATGGACAGTCACTCCATGGTGGCTTTCGCAGGCATCAATAGCGCGTTGATGAGTATGCAGCCCCTGGAATTTCGGCAGAAGGGAAGGGTGAATATTTAACATCCTTCCCAAATAATGCTGGGTAAATTCCGATGTGAGTATGCGCATAAAACCGGCGAGCACGACTAAATCCGGCTGATAGCTATCAATTTTTTCCATGAGCGCGCGATCAAAAGTTTCGCGGTCTGCAAACGCTTTGTGATCGAGAACGTCTGCCGGAATATTCGCTTTAGAGGCGCGCTCCAAACCTAAAACGCCGGGGCGGTTACTAATGACCGCCGCTAATTCAACCGGTAGTTCGCCAGTTTGCACACCATCAATTAATGCTTGCAGATTACTGCCGCTGCCGGAGATAAGTACAACAACGCGTTTCTTTTGGGATTGCATCTAGATTAAAGGCCCTGCAAATCCACTTGCGGTTCATCGCCAACGGTTTTAGCGATATGACCAACCACAAATGCGGTTTCGCCAGCGGCTTTCAAAATCGCCAGGGCCTTGTCTTTTTCGCTCGCAGGAACGGCAATCACCATACCCACGCCACAGTTAAAGGTGCGGTACATTTCGCGAATATTGACGTTGCCGCCTTTTTGTAAAAATTGGAATACGGGTGGGAAAGTCCAGCTCTTGGTGTCGATAACCGCTTTGCAGTCATCAGGCAATACGCGCGGAATATTCTCGGTCAAACCGCCGCCAGTGATGTGCGCCATGGCGTTCACTTGGCTTTCTTTGATGAGCTTAAGTACAGATTTAACGTAGATGCGAGTTGGTTCCATCAATGCATCGCCCAATGGACGGCCACCGCAGTCTTGCGTCAAATCAGCTTTGGAAACTTCGATAATCTTGCGGATCAATGAATAACCGTTCGAGTGCGGGCCGCTTGAAGTCAAGGCAATCAAGGTATCACCAGCTTGCACTTTACTGCCGTCGATGATTTCAGATTTCTCAACTACGCCAGTACAAAAACCAGCCAAATCGTAGTCTTCACCCTCATACATACCGGGCATTTCAGCGGTTTCACCACCTACCAAGGCACAGCCAGCCAACTCACAGCCGTCGCCAATGCCAGAAACTACAGCAGCAGCTACATCTACATTAAGTTTGCCGGTAGCGTAGTAATCAAGGAAAAACAAAGGCTCAGCGCCAGTTACTACCAGGTCATTTACACACATTGCCACCAGGTCTATACCAATGGTGTCGTGCTTTTGCAGTTGCATAGCCAAGCGCAGTTTGGTGCCCACGCCGTCAGTGCCAGAAACCAGAATAGGCTGCTTGTAACCTGCGGGAATCTCCACCAAAGACGCAAAACCACCCAATCCACCCATTACCTCAGGGCGCTTGGTACGCTTGGCCACGCTTTTAATACGTTCAACCAGCGCATCGCCAGCCTCGATATCAACGCCAGCGTCTTTGTAGCTTAAGGATGGGGTAGGGTTTTGATGTTCGCTCATATAGGGGCTCTCAGGCTGATGCAGTCGGAGTAAAACTAAAGGGGTGGCTAAAAAAGGCCGCCATTCTAACAGCTTGTGCGGGTTTTGGCTGCCTAAAAAGCAGGCCTCAGGTATGCAGGGGTGTGCGAGGTAGGGCGGGTTAGTCGAAGCGATCTAACCCGCTCGCAAATTATTTCTCGTAAAAATCCAAATCCCGACCAAAAGTTTCTTTCGCAAAATAGAGCGCTATCAATGTAATCAACATCACACCGCCGCCCACGTAGTAAA encodes the following:
- a CDS encoding sensor histidine kinase; this translates as MPISNNKIKLTENLSMRIMLVTSVYSIVIALLVSAVQIYVMYHQTVNDAKQQFHQIESGYLANLVSGLWVVDNARVDALLNGIANLPHVGSVELKDETNHVITRSNFMTKNAIAKQEYPLIYRDGDFTHNLGTLSVELTNQQIMLELLDKSISIAITTLITILLGAVCVLFIFKQWISRHLETMSQFAEKLDLNNLDMPLELTRNQNGRVDELDMVVNSINQMQATLKEGLEKRRLIELELVKHQEHLEELVKERTVELVEKTRQLELQSHELEAQNRELDAYAHSVAHDLKTPLTTIVGVSGLMQSGKVNLTVEQAKESSGIINRTAKKMNAIIDALLLLASVRRAEEVNTSEINLRDLAEEACQRLEQVALQHSAQITFVGEWQSALGYSQWIEEVWVNYISNAIKYGGTPPNIHIGCTTVDDKTIKCWVRDHGDGISAERQSELFVQFSRLDTRSSDGHGLGLSIVKRIIHRLNGEVGYQEAEGGGGMFWFTLPAVNNAKD
- a CDS encoding FKBP-type peptidyl-prolyl cis-trans isomerase, yielding MNIAENSVASIHYTLTDGEGKVIDTSEGQEPLAYLHGAGNIIPGLEKALVGKTVGDKFKVSIPAAEAYGVRDDSMVQELPSNMFSGIDKIEVGMEFHAETEHGLQVVTVTKVEGDNVTIDGNHPLAGVDLTFDVEVADVRAASAEELEHGHAHGAGGHHHH
- the purM gene encoding phosphoribosylformylglycinamidine cyclo-ligase; the encoded protein is MSEHQNPTPSLSYKDAGVDIEAGDALVERIKSVAKRTKRPEVMGGLGGFASLVEIPAGYKQPILVSGTDGVGTKLRLAMQLQKHDTIGIDLVAMCVNDLVVTGAEPLFFLDYYATGKLNVDVAAAVVSGIGDGCELAGCALVGGETAEMPGMYEGEDYDLAGFCTGVVEKSEIIDGSKVQAGDTLIALTSSGPHSNGYSLIRKIIEVSKADLTQDCGGRPLGDALMEPTRIYVKSVLKLIKESQVNAMAHITGGGLTENIPRVLPDDCKAVIDTKSWTFPPVFQFLQKGGNVNIREMYRTFNCGVGMVIAVPASEKDKALAILKAAGETAFVVGHIAKTVGDEPQVDLQGL
- a CDS encoding class I SAM-dependent methyltransferase, yielding MNTDELWVICQSPLCLPQAQTLAEQLGQSLKLDIDAASITQPEFVVVYNEQGVSLQQTGRKAPGPIRAEFAEGSVDHRRKFGGGKGQMIAKAVGVKAGVYPMVLDATAGLGKDAFVLATLGCQVQMLERSPVVHSLLADGLERARNHAVYNDPELAHIVARMELLAADSQDYLASITDENRPDVIYLDPMFPDRQKSADVKKEMAAFHHVVGKDEDADSLLEKALEKANYRVVVKRPRKAPFIANKTPSYQLEGKSSRYDIYTIKKMPERLGNL
- the purN gene encoding phosphoribosylglycinamide formyltransferase, whose protein sequence is MQSQKKRVVVLISGSGSNLQALIDGVQTGELPVELAAVISNRPGVLGLERASKANIPADVLDHKAFADRETFDRALMEKIDSYQPDLVVLAGFMRILTSEFTQHYLGRMLNIHPSLLPKFQGLHTHQRAIDACESHHGVTVHFVTAELDGGPAVVQACVPIFAGDDASSLAKRVQRQEHVIYPLAVKWFAEDDLRMIDGKSVLKGEPLPPSGFLISSDEP
- a CDS encoding DUF3108 domain-containing protein produces the protein MARLGWLVGIVLLQITNLAHAGELTPFENKYSAKLYGFTIDVTSKLNAQADGIFEFSFDANSTLGRVTETSQFKWNSAEDFATPLQYHYKRTGVGKNKEQILNFDWAKNEVINTKNDARMALDASKKIQDSLSYQLQLRQDLMAKKKNLSYLITNAKKNKEYKFEIVGDEVLDTPLGKVNTVKIKRVQTSDERETYAWFAKDFQYLLVRLQQEENGSAYTIYISKASLNGKAIEHF
- a CDS encoding 2OG-Fe(II) oxygenase yields the protein MEAQEALFDAIADALVERGYWIADEVLPASLSKALLNDFDQLQASEFKSAGIGRQTDFQLEEKIRADKIHWLAGDTEATADFLQWMDLLKSGLNRRLFMGLFDYESHFAHYPVGAFYKKHVDAFRAKDGRAQSNRVLSTVFYLNENWLPENGGELLIYDQSDSGILHRLSPVFGRLVIFLSEKFPHEVLPANRERKSIAGWFRVNESII
- a CDS encoding transporter substrate-binding domain-containing protein — encoded protein: MIHYPRADSAADERVNYYSQLLALCLSKTGKDYQLEPTSFHAEQARGLQLVEANRGLEVTWTFTTTAREERLMPIRIPIDRGLFGWRLFLIKKSDQALFDKITTAEQLAALRAGQGHDWPDTEILQANHFLISGSTTYEGLFDMLARNHIQYFPRSLLEVELELKSHPHHNLAMESHLVLHYPTALYFFVNKHNTELAADLEKGLLAAMEDGSFKKLFDYHFSDTIRKADLRKRKIISINNPLLPAQTPLGETRYWFSPQENY